A window of Citrus sinensis cultivar Valencia sweet orange chromosome 7, DVS_A1.0, whole genome shotgun sequence contains these coding sequences:
- the LOC102614380 gene encoding LOW QUALITY PROTEIN: UDP-glycosyltransferase 84B2-like (The sequence of the model RefSeq protein was modified relative to this genomic sequence to represent the inferred CDS: deleted 1 base in 1 codon) gives MGSEVQVRVLMVTFSTHGHLNTTLRLAKRLVSKGLHVTVATTEAARKHLMLNLTATRITESTVQFVFFPDGLSDDFDRIKYVGAFIESLQKVGSKNLSSIINNLSNNDKKKSCIITNPFMPWVPDVAAEHKIPCAVLWIQACAAYYIYYHYFKHPQLFPSLENPNEAVHLPAMPSLLVNELPSSLLPSGPIHFVETKGYFTIGLDFVQKLDKVKWILGSSFYELEENVVASMATFTPIIPVGPLVSPFMLGKQENATAPSLDMWSTAEECSCIEIHQWLNKKPPSSVIYISFGSLLVLSQNQIDSIAAALINTKRPFLWVIRSQENKEGGVLRAGFLEETKDRGLVVKWCSQEKVLMHAAVSCFLTHCGWNSTLETVAAGVPVIAYPEWTDQPTDAKLLVDVFKIGVRMRNEEDGTLSIQQVQRCIDEATQGLNATQMKKRAVAWKEAAKKALEDGGSSDANINRFINEITRK, from the exons ATGGGAAGCGAAGTGCAAGTACGTGTTTTAATGGTCACATTCTCAACGCATGGGCACTTGAAC ACGACTCTCAGGCTCGCAAAACGCCTCGTTTCGAAGGGCCTTCATGTGACTGTCGCCACCACTGAAGCTGCGCGTAAGCACTTGATGCTCAACCTCACGGCTACTCGCATCACCGAAAGCACGGTTCAATTTGTGTTCTTCCCTGATGGCCTCAGCGACGACTTTGATCGCATCAAATACGTAGGTGCCTTCATTGAATCACTTCAAAAGGTAGGGTCCAAGAATCTCTCAAGTATTATTAACAATCTCTCCAACaacgacaaaaaaaaatcctgcATCATCACCAATCCCTTTATGCCATGGGTCCCCGATGTTGCAGCAGAGCACAAAATCCCTTGTGCAGTGCTTTGGATCCAAGCTTGCGCTGCCTACTACATTTACTATCATTACTTTAAGCATCCGCAATTATTCCCATCTTTAGAGAACCCAAATGAGGCCGTCCATTTGCCCGCTATGCCATCGTTACTAGTAAACGAACTTCCTTCATCTCTCCTTCCTTCAGGTCCCATTCACTTTGTAGAAACTAAAGGGTATTTTA CAATTGGTTTAGATTTCGTGCAAAAATTGGATAAGGTAAAATGGATTCTGGGAAGTTCTTTCTATGAGCTAGAAGAGAATGTGGTAGCGTCGATGGCTACGTTTACTCCAATTATTCCCGTGGGTCCATTAGTGTCACCATTTATGCttggaaaacaagaaaacgCCACTGCTCCTAGTTTGGATATGTGGAGTACTGCTGAAGAATGTTCTTGCATAGAAATACATCAATGGCTTAACAAGAAGCCACCTTCATCGGTTATTTACATATCATTTGGGAGCTTACTTGTGTTATCGCAAAATCAGATAGACAGCATAGCCGCAGCACTGATAAACACCAAACGACCATTTCTTTGGGTGATTAGGTCCCAAGAGAATAAGGAGGGAGGAGTGCTGCGAGCTGGGTTCTTGGAAGAGACAAAAGACAGAGGCTTGGTCGTAAAATGGTGTTCTCAAGAGAAAGTACTTATGCACGCGGCCGTGTCTTGCTTCCTTACTCATTGCGGATGGAATTCAACCCTGGAAACTGTGGCGGCTGGGGTGCCTGTGATTGCTTATCCGGAATGGACAGATCAGCCAACGGACGCGAAGCTTTTGGTTGATGTTTTCAAGATTGGTGTGAGGATGAGAAACGAGGAAGATGGAACGCTTAGCATTCAACAAGTGCAAAGGTGCATTGACGAGGCAACACAAGGCCTCAATGCAACGCAAATGAAGAAGAGGGCTGTGGCCTGGAAAGAAGCAGCAAAGAAAGCCTTGGAGGATGGTGGCTCCTCTGATGCCAATATCAATcgttttattaatgaaattactagaaaatga
- the LOC102625103 gene encoding uncharacterized protein LOC102625103 has product MVLAGVDQWTVTKPSRSDEVLDAVEQVRIANRVRAQIDSMAPKRPTKPNRSEPDSIAPTNDQSAANGNIPELDKLRSLQSQSHVGVIYSAEVNNTAQDEFVETQYYKQLVSIDKDHHTTGTGFIRVANEGNGYNIRVANGCDSGDRPVYKSNPATNDWIPSVEYDQGFISSKPNRSEGC; this is encoded by the exons ATGGTGTTGGCGGGTGTGGATCAGTGGACGGTGACTAAGCCAAGCCGGAGCGACGAGGTGTTGGACGCAGTCGAACAGGTCAGGATCGCCAATCGGGTCAGGGCTCAGATCGATTCCATGGCCCCAAAACGTCCCACCAAGCCCAACAGAAGCGAACCTGACTCTATTGCCCCCACTAACGACCAATCTGCTGCCAACGGAAACATCCCCGAGCTCGACAAGCTTCGATCTCTTCAGTCCCAATCTCAT GTTGGGGTTATATATTCAGCAGAGGTAAACAATACGGCGCAAGATGAGTTTGTTGAGACACAGTACTATAAGCAGTTGGTTTCGATTGACAAGGACCATCACACG ACGGGAACTGGGTTTATAAGAGTCGCGAATGAAGGAAATGGATATAATATTCGTGTGGCAAATGGATGCGACAGTGGCGATAGGCCTGTTTACAAAAGCAACCCTGCAACAAATGACTGGATTCCCAGTGTCGAATACGATCAG ggATTCATCTCTTCCAAGCCGAATCGGAGCGAGGGCTGTTAG
- the LOC102624536 gene encoding cytochrome P450 81Q32-like — translation MEETALYHSSIFLLFLMLAFKLLMFWARRRHRKLPPSPPAMPIIGHLHLIKPPAHRFFYNLSKKYGPIFSLRLGSRLMIVVSSAKDAEECFTKNDIVFANRPKSLSGKHISYNYTTILTAPYGDHWRNLRRITATELLSSKRVNMSVAIRREEIKRLLKKLSTYNSRQEFKKVELKTMFSELTFNITMRMIAGKRYYGDNVEDEEEARRFRDTVKEVLAVNETSNPGDFLPFLNWIGDFEKRILRLSKTMDTILQGLVDQHRNKKAGLESMDTMIDHMLSLQESQPEYYTDQNIKALMLTLIIAGIDTSAITLEWAMANLVNHPEVLKNARAELNAQVGQECLIDESDLSKLPYLRNIVSETLRLNPAAPLLIPHRSSDDCTVGGYDVPRDTTLLVNAWAIHRDPELWDEPTCFKPERFESSESEAHKLMPFGLGRRACPGASLAQRLVGSTLGSLLQCFEWKRIGEDKIDMTEGRGITMPKAVALQVMRKACPNIHKILFDSDKKI, via the exons ATGGAAGAGACAGCTCTCTACCATTCATCAATTTTTCTCCTATTCCTAATGCTTGCTTTCAAGTTGTTAATGTTTTGGGCAAGAAGGCGCCATAGAAAGCTACCCCCAAGCCCACCTGCAATGCCAATTATCGGCCATCTTCATCTCATAAAACCCCCAGCGCACCGCTTTTTCTACAACTTGTCCAAAAAATACGGCCCTATCTTTTCCCTTAGACTCGGTTCCCGCCTCATGATAGTCGTATCATCAGCTAAAGACGCCGAGGAGTGCTTCACAAAAAATGACATCGTTTTCGCCAACCGACCCAAATCACTAAGTGGCAAGCACATCTCCTACAACTACACCACCATTCTGACAGCCCCGTATGGTGACCACTGGCGGAACCTCCGCCGCATCACTGCCACTGAATTACTCTCCTCAAAACGTGTCAACATGTCCGTAGCAATAAGAAGAGAAGAAATCAAAAGGTTGCTTAAGAAACTGTCGACTTATAATTCGCGCCAAGAGTTTAAAAAGGTAGAGCTGAAAACGATGTTCTCAGAGTTAACGTTTAATATTACGATGAGAATGATTGCGGGGAAGCGGTACTACGGTGATAACGTGGAGGATGAGGAAGAGGCGAGGAGGTTTAGGGATACTGTGAAAGAAGTTTTAGCGGTTAATGAGACCTCAAATCCTGGTGATTTCCTGCCTTTCTTGAACTGGATTGGCGATTTTGAGAAGAGAATTTTGAGGCTCAGCAAAACAATGGACACAATTTTGCAAGGTCTGGTTGATCAACACAGAAATAAAAAGGCTGGTTTAGAAAGCATGGATACTATGATTGACCATATGCTTTCTTTGCAAGAGTCTCAGCCCGAGTACTACACCGATCAAAATATCAAAGCCCTTATgttg ACTCTAATAATAGCGGGAATAGACACATCAGCAATCACATTAGAATGGGCAATGGCAAATTTAGTCAATCACCCAGAGGTGTTAAAAAATGCTAGAGCTGAATTGAACGCTCAAGTTGGCCAAGAGTGTTTAATTGACGAATCGGATCTGTCTAAGCTACCTTATCTCCGTAATATCGTATCAGAGACCCTTCGATTGAACCCAGCAGCGCCGCTTCTGATCCCTCACAGATCATCGGATGATTGCACTGTAGGAGGATATGACGTGCCGCGTGACACAACCTTGTTGGTCAATGCTTGGGCAATTCATCGGGACCCAGAGTTGTGGGATGAGCCCACTTGTTTTAAACCAGAAAGATTTGAAAGCAGTGAAAGTGAGGCTCATAAGCTCATGCCTTTTGGGCTTGGAAGGAGAGCCTGCCCAGGCGCAAGCCTAGCCCAACGCCTTGTTGGCTCGACGTTGGGATCGTTGCTTCAATGTTTTGAGTGGAAGAGAATCGGTGAAGACAAAATTGACATGACCGAGGGCAGAGGAATCACCATGCCCAAAGCCGTCGCATTGCAGGTTATGCGTAAAGCATGTCCTAATATACATAAGATTCTATTCGATAGTGATAAAAAGATTTGA
- the LOC102624820 gene encoding cytochrome P450 81Q32-like, whose translation MISSSQQMEKKNTTILYACVSFIFVIIALMKLFQFKGRRRGYKNLPPSPPCMPVIGHLHLIKPPTHRFLYNLSKQYGPIVSLRFGSRFVVVVSSFEAAQECFTKNDVVFANRPKSLSGKHISYNYTTLVQAPYGDRWRNLRRITAIEVLSSNRVDVFSPIRRDEIKRLLKKLSANYAREEFSKVELKTLFSELTTNVMMRIVAGKRYFGDDVLEDEEEAGRFKEIVGEAFALSGTSNPGDHLPMLNWISNYEKRIVKISKRMDEFFQRLVDERRNKKEACLENTDSMIDHLLSLQHSEPHYYTDQTIKGLAKTMLLAGTDTTAVTMEWAMSNLVNHPDVLQKARAELDTHVGQQHLFDEPDLSKLKYLHCIISETLRLYPTAPLLVPHRSSDDCVVGGFDVPRDTTLLVNVWAIHRDPGLWDEPTKFEPARFENGESEARKLMMPFGLGRRSCPGMGLAQRLVGLTLGSLIQCFEWERIGCQKIDMTEGKGITMPKAEALEVLCKPRPIINKILLGST comes from the exons ATGATCAGCAGCAGTCAGcaaatggagaagaagaaCACAACCATTCTCTACGCTTGTGTTTCTTTTATATTCGTAATAATCGCTTTGATGAAGTTGTTTCAGTTTAAGGGAAGGAGGAGAGGCTACAAAAACCTGCCACCGAGCCCACCTTGCATGCCGGTCATCGGCCATCTTCACCTCATAAAGCCCCCGACACATCGCTTTCTTTACAACCTGTCGAAACAATACGGCCCAATTGTTTCCCTCAGATTCGGCTCCCGCTTCGTGGTGGTTGTATCATCCTTTGAAGCTGCGCAAGAATGCTTCACCAAAAACGATGTCGTTTTCGCCAACCGCCCGAAATCTCTCAGCGGCAAACACATCTCCTACAACTACACCACTCTCGTGCAAGCACCGTACGGTGACCGCTGGCGCAATCTCCGCCGCATCACTGCCATAGAAGTGCTCTCATCAAATCGTGTCGACGTGTTTTCACCCATCAGAAGAGATGAGATTAAACGGTTGTTGAAAAAACTGTCCGCGAATTATGCACGCGAAGAGTTTTCAAAGGTAGAGCTGAAAACACTGTTTTCGGAGCTAACGACTAATGTTATGATGAGAATAGTTGCAGGGAAGCGGTACTTTGGCGATGACGTACTGGAGGATGAAGAAGAAGCCGGGAGGTTCAAGGAGATTGTCGGGGAAGCTTTCGCCCTCAGTGGGACCTCGAATCCTGGAGACCACCTGCCTATGTTGAACTGGATCAGCAATTATGAGAAAAGAATTGTGAAGATTAGCAAAAGAATGGACGAATTTTTCCAACGTTTGGTTGATGAACGCAGAAATAAAAAGGAGGCTTGTTTAGAGAATACGGATTCCATGATTGACCATTTGCTTTCTCTGCAACACTCCGAACCACATTACTACACCGATCAGACTATCAAAGGGCTTGCGAAG aCTATGCTGCTGGCAGGAACAGACACGACAGCTGTTACAATGGAATGGGCAATGTCCAACTTGGTCAATCACCCGGATGTGTTGCAGAAAGCTAGAGCGGAATTGGACACTCATGTTGGTCAACAACACCTATTCGATGAACCGGATCTTTCCAAACTAAAATATCTTCATTGTATCATCTCCGAGACCCTTCGGTTGTATCCAACAGCTCCACTCCTGGTACCTCACAGATCGTCTGATGATTGCGTCGTTGGAGGATTTGATGTGCCACGTGACACTACGTTATTGGTCAATGTATGGGCCATTCACAGGGATCCTGGGCTGTGGGATGAGCCCACTAAATTTGAGCCTGCAAGATTCGAAAATGGCGAAAGCGAGGCCCGTAAGCTAATGATGCCTTTTGGATTGGGAAGGAGATCTTGTCCTGGGATGGGGCTGGCCCAGCGTTTGGTAGGCTTGACTTTGGGCTCGTTGATTCAGTGTTTCGAGTGGGAGAGAATTGGTTGCCAAAAAATTGACATGACCGAAGGGAAAGGAATCACCATGCCCAAAGCTGAGGCCCTCGAGGTTCTGTGTAAACCGCGTCccatcatcaacaaaattctACTTGGTAGCACTtga
- the LOC102623579 gene encoding PKS-NRPS hybrid synthetase cheA-like, with protein MEEINLQYSLADEEEDEKPINHGNNVTRESNIVDDCACVFSTDKVFNSREELIEWTRNAGKRNGYVIIIKKSDVSAHGRNPRIIFACERSGAYKCVSSEGQRPKCPKATGTKKCNCPFRLKGQYLANDNCWVLKVICAEHNHPAAKHLEGHSYAGRLTEKENNLLIDMSKSNARPKDILYTIKQRDIYNATTMRSIYNARHRYKVKELAGRSKMQLLMSKLTEHNYIEWYRSDADTDSVKDLFWAHPFAIDLLRAFPHVLIMDCTCKTNRYAFPLLEVVGLTSTEMTFSVCFAYIEREREDNYSWALDKLKGFMDNNMLPSVIVTDREVALMNAIQNVFPTATHILCRWHISKNVLSNCKKLFETNEVWESFITNWNILVLSATKDHYMQHLRLLESEFVRYQEVIDYVKNTWLDKYKEKFVAAWTDSIMHLGNTTSNRVETSHSALKRQLQSSRGTFETLWTKIHALVELQHTEIKASLERSSTIVQYDFKPSVFKELRGFVSRNALNMIFCESKRADYIGLDPLACGCVVRRTHGIPCAHEIARYKREGRPIPLSSIHLHWKKLDLLPTTKAETTDLSCSTEMEMILKRFNNNDYTGKLQILKKLKELANPASTYLIEPEAKARTRGRPSSKADNSTRRDPSKFEHVLSALNSHSPHLSSSKISVQSKLRQRKKVHQSQLPKHSSFIDSFPQGLRPYIHHVKDVAADGNCGFRVVADLIGLGEDN; from the exons atggaagaaattaatttgcaGTACTCACTAGCGGATGAAGAAGAA GATGAAAAGCCTATTAATCACGGAAACAATGTCACAAGAGAATCGAACATTGTAGATGATTGTGCTTGTGTTTTCAGCACTGACAAG gTTTTTAATAGCAGGGAAGAATTAATTGAGTGGACGCGAAATGCTGGAAAGAGAAATGGATATgtcattataataaaaaagtcaGATGTAAGTGCACATGGTAGAAATCCAAGAATAATTTTCGCTTGTGAAAGAAGTGGTGCTTACAAGTGTGTTTCTAGTGAAGGTCAAAGGCCAAAATGTCCTAAGGCAACCGGAACAAAAAAATGCAATTGTCCATTCAGATTAAAAGGGCAATATTTGGCAAATGACAATTGTTGGGTTTTGAAAGTGATATGTGCAGAACATAACCATCCTGCAGCAAAACATCTTGAGGGGCACTCATATGCAGGTAGACTTACTGAAAAAGAGAACAACTTATTGATTGATATGTCAAAAAGTAATGCAAGGCCAAAGGATATACTATATACGATAAAGCAAAGAGATATATATAATGCTACTACTATGAGGTCTATTTACAATGCAAGACATAGATACAAGGTTAAAGAACTAGCCGGTAGGTCAAAGATGCAACTACTCATGAGCAAATTGACTGAGCATAACTACATTGAGTGGTATCGAAGTGATGCTGATACAGACAGTGTTAAGGACTTATTTTGGGCTCATCCTTTTGCAATTGACCTATTGCGGGCATTTCCACATGTGTTAATTATGGATTGCACATGCAAGACCAACAGGTATGCTTTTCCATTACTAGAGGTGGTTGGTCTCACCTCGACTGAGATGACATTTTCAGTATGTTTTGCATATATTGAACGCGAGCGGGAGGATAACTACAGTTGGGCACTAGATAAATTGAAAGGTTTTATGGATAATAATATGTTACCGAGTGTAATTGTGACAGATAGAGAGGTAGCACTAATGAATGCTATTCAAAATGTTTTCCCAACTGCAACTCATATTCTGTGTAGATGGCATATCTCAAAAAATGTTTTATCTAACTGTAAGAAGTTATTTGAGACTAATGAGGTATGGGAATCTTTCATCACTAATTGGAATATATTAGTACTATCTGCCACAAAAGACCATTATATGCAACACCTAAGACTTTTGGAGAGTGAATTTGTTAGATATCAAGAAGTTATTGATTATGTGAAGAACACATGGCTGGATAAGTACAAGGAAAAATTTGTTGCAGCTTGGACTGATTCAATAATGCATTTAGGAAATACAACCTCAAACAg GGTTGAGACATCTCATTCAGCATTAAAAAGGCAACTACAATCATCACGAGGAACTTTTGAGACGTTATGGACTAAAATCCATGCTTTAGTAGAACTGCAGCATACAGAGATTAAAGCTTCGTTAGAGAGAAGTTCAACAATAGTGCAATATGATTTCAAACCTTCAGTTTTCAAGGAATTGCGAGGATTTGTTTCACGAAATGCACTCAACATGATATTTTGTGAGTCTAAACGAGCTGATTATATTGGTTTAGATCCATTGGCTTGTGGATGCGTAGTTCGACGCACTCATGGAATTCCATGTGCACATGAGATTGCAAGGTATAAGCGTGAAGGAAGACCTATTCCTTTGTCTTCTATACATCTACATTGGAAGAAACTAGACTTATTACCTACTACCAAAGCTGAAACTACAGATTTAAGTTGTTCAACTGAGATGGAGATGATTTTGAAGcgttttaataataatgattacaCTGGAAAGTTACAGATTTTGAAGAAGTTAAAAGAACTAGCAAATCCAGCATCAACTTATCTTATTGAGCCAGAAGCTAAAGCAAGAACACGAGGCCGACCTTCTTCAAAGGCAGATAATTCTACTCGTCGAGATCCATCCAAATTTGAACATGTATTATCTGCACTGAATAGTCATTCTCCACATTTATCTTCAAGTAAGATTTCTGTACAATCTAAACTAcgacaaagaaaaaaggtgCACCAGTCTCAACTTCCTAAGCATTCTTCTTTCATTGATTCATTTCCACAAGGATTGCGGCCATATATACATCATGTTAAAGATGTTGCTGCAGATGGTAATTGTGGTTTTCGTGTTGTGGCTGATTTAATTGGTTTGGGTGAGGATAATTAG
- the LOC102624248 gene encoding cytochrome P450 81Q32-like, giving the protein MENTVILYSALLLLFLNIIIIALKFSYTRRKNLPPSPPSIPIIGHLHLIKQPMHRILQSLSQKYGPIISLRFGSRLVIVVSSSEAAEECFTKNDIVFANRPKFLTGKHLGYNYTVVTQASYGEHWRNLRRITAIEVFSSHRLSTFLPSRREEIKRLLKKLLSTGSRQGFSKVELKTALSELTFNIMMRMVAGKRYYGDDVEDEEEARRFRTIIKEAAAYGGATNAEDFLPILKWIDVGDHKKRILRFSRTTDAFLQGLIDEHRTKKPGSESTNTMIDHMLALQESQPEYYTDQIIKGLILVMLLAGTDTSAVTIEWAMSNLVNNPEVLEKARAELDSKVGQEYLIDEPDLSKLHYLQSVISETLRLYPAAPLLVPHQSSDDCTVGGYHVPRGAILLVNAWTIHRDPKLWNDPNNFRPERFEKGECEAHKLMPFGLGRRACPGSGLAQRVVGLTLGSLIQCFEWLRIDEEKVDMTEGRGITMPKAKPLEVMCRARPIVNNVSELFD; this is encoded by the exons ATGGAAAACACAGTCATCCTCTACTCAGCTCTTTTGCTCCTCTTtctcaatattattattattgctctCAAGTTCTCGTATACCCGCCGCAAAAACCTTCCTCCAAGCCCGCCTTCTATTCCAATCATCGGCCACCTTCACCTCATAAAGCAGCCCATGCACCGCATCTTGCAAAGCCTCTCACAAAAATACGGCCCCATCATCTCCCTCCGCTTTGGCTCTCGCCTCGTGATAGTCGTTTCATCCTCTGAGGCTGCGGAGGAATGTTTCACCAAAAACGACATCGTCTTCGCCAACCGTCCAAAATTCCTCACCGGCAAACACCTGGGCTATAACTACACGGTTGTTACGCAGGCATCGTACGGTGAGCACTGGCGCAACCTCCGTCGCATCACCGCCATCGAAGTATTCTCATCGCACCGTCTTAGTACTTTTCTACCAAGTAGAAGAGAAGAAATCAAACGGTTACTGAAGAAACTGTTGAGTACTGGTTCACGCCAAGGGTTTTCAAAGGTGGAGCTGAAAACAGCGCTTTCGGAGCTGacatttaatattatgatgAGAATGGTAGCAGGGAAGCGTTACTACGGTGATGACGTGGAGGATGAAGAGGAGGCGAGGAGGTTTAGGACGATCATTAAGGAAGCTGCGGCGTATGGTGGGGCAACGAATGCAGAAGATTTCTTGCCGATCTTGAAGTGGATCGACGTTGGTGATCATAAGAAGAGGATTTTGAGGTTTAGTAGAACTACTGATGCGTTTTTGCAAGGCTTGATTGATGAGCACAGAACTAAGAAGCCAGGTTCTGAGAGCACCAATACTATGATTGATCATATGCTGGCTTTGCAAGAGTCTCAGCCCGAATACTACACCGATCAAATCATCAAAGGCCTTATACTG GTGATGCTGCTAGCTGGGACCGACACATCAGCAGTGACAATAGAATGGGCGATGTCCAATTTGGTCAATAATCCAGAGGTACTAGAAAAAGCCAGAGCGGAACTAGACAGTAAAGTTGGCCAAGAGTACTTGATCGACGAGCCTGATCTTTCCAAACTACATTATCTTCAGAGTGTTATATCAGAGACCCTGCGACTGTATCCAGCAGCGCCACTTCTAGTACCTCACCAATCATCCGACGACTGCACTGTAGGAGGATACCATGTTCCACGTGGCGCAATCTTATTGGTAAATGCATGGACTATTCACAGGGACCCTAAGTTGTGGAATGATCCAAACAATTTTAGACCAGAAAGGTTCGAGAAGGGAGAATGTGAGGCCCACAAGCTAATGCCATTCGGGTTGGGAAGGCGAGCGTGTCCTGGATCGGGTTTGGCCCAACGTGTCGTGGGCTTGACTTTAGGCTCGTTGATTCAATGTTTCGAGTGGCTGAGAATTGATGAAGAAAAGGTTGATATGACCGAAGGGAGAGGAATCACCATGCCTAAAGCCAAGCCATTGGAGGTTATGTGTAGAGCTCGCCCCATCGTGAACAATGTTTCGGAACTCTTTGACTAA